The region GCTTTGACAGCTTGCTACACAGCCTCGTATCTCCCTGCATGTTGTACAGATGTCACCTCCGTTAATGTAGCGAGTCCTTGTTAAGTTTCATGCTTAACAGTTTGCCTTTTGTCCTTGGATCGATCAACGTTATGCTACGCCCAAGATGAACATCCCAGTGGACGCGTTGTCACCGTGACATGTTATTAGTCTACAGCTGGAATACGGGAGTCTGTCAGCTGTTAAAGGGGTTGTGTGGACTGGCCTGAGGCTCAGGTGTTTTTGAATAATGGTTTTGAGTGATGACGATCAGTCTGTCGGGACAGAACATTCTGATTCAACTGCAGCGTTCCTTCACTATTTAGCTATGAAACTGCAAATTACAGCTTTCTGTTTACAAGCTTAGGAACTGACGGTGTTGAGCCAGTTTGTGAACTTTGAGTTCAAGGTGAGTTAGCAGTTGACTGGGACTTAGATGTTGACGAAAACCGCAAATGTTTAGGCCAATTAAATAGCAGTACAGTATAACCATTTTATACGGTCTCCAATGTGCAGTAGCTGTCCGAATAACAACATtccgtttttatttattttattgtctgtCTACGACTGTTTCCCCCAATAATTTTATACCGTTTGAAGTGTTTGTTACTCATGTCTGTATTTTACTTTCACACTTTTTCTTGAAATTTTCAAGAAGTAATAATAAATCTTGGTGAAAGAATGTGTTGTGTACAATTTGGTGAAAATCCAAATAATGAGTCCCACACGTCAAGTAACcttgaattatttttgaattaaaGGGGATTATTGGACCTTGTTGGAGGTGTTCAGTCTACTGTATGCCATTGTAGTGTAGTCATTTATTAAAGAGCAACTTCACTGACCAGACATTAAGATCACCGTGCTTCTCGTGAGGAGTGTCACCTGGTCATTGAGAACAGTTGTAaaatgttgtgtgtttctggagtTATTTGAAACCTAACAAAGCAACACCAGTGATGGTCAGGGAAGAGACTTTACATTCATGACAGAGAGTCTGACTTAAAATAGTTTTGAATTATTAAGTATGTAAACATTCCCCAGATAGACGAGATTAGAGTACAAGCAGATAAGACTACCCAGTTGGATTTTGAGAAATGTTGGATTCAGGTCAGGATATCATTGGCAGTTCTTTGTCAAATCTGTCATTGATAAGTCTTCCAACAATTAAATCTACAGAcatattcaatttaaaaatactaAAGGTAGTTTAGAGTAGATGTGGAGCAATATTCATGAAATATTGAAATTCTTGTCACTTGGTCAATTGATTAACCCTCTTGACACTTACTTTAGATGGTTAGTGGTCAGAACCACAGTGATTAATAATTTGTCCGTTTTAATTTCCAATATAGTTACAGTCTACAATTTAAAGCCTTAGGGTCTTATTTTAGTCACACTGACATTGAGCCACAATACATTTCTTATTCATTTGAGTATACGtatttaatgaaaatgtcttAAAAAGAGGAAGACCTCTTTTGACCCAGGATCTTCCTCAGGGTGTGACCGGCCAAGGGGGCTGAACAAGCatattacataataaatataCAATATGTACACTATGTACATGGATGTGTATACTTCAGTTGACTGTGGTCCTCTTTTGCAGCTACGTTGACGTATGACACACTTCGTTTTGGGGAGTTTGAAGACTTTCCTGAGACTCCAGAGCCTGTGTGGATCTTGGGGAAGGAATATAGTGCTCTCACAGGTAAAAGTGGGACTCATAAAGTGTTTATGAGACAGAAGTGAATGTCTAAGTCATAGACAATCAATGTACTAAGTATATCTCTCTGGGCGTGTTATAATATGGCCGTTTCTCCTCACAGAGAAAGATGAGATTTTATTAGATGTCACGTCACGGTTGTGGCTAACATACAGAAAAAACTTCCCACCGATCGGTAcgtaaaaaatgtgttttagcaaAACCCAACATGAAGATTTGAGTGATGGAAATTTTGCATTGACTCACAAAGAGGGATCTCATGCATGATTCGTCATTGTGTTTCAGGTGGGACAGGGCCCACGTCAGACACAGGCTGGGGGTGCATGCTGCGGTGTGGCCAGATGATCCTGGGTGAAGCTTTGGTGTGCAGACATTTGGGCAGAGGTAAAAATCTGAAGTATCTCCATTCATTCTCAGTGGATACAGATGCACTTAGATGACACCAGGTTCTATCCCTGTGTGGACTAACAGCTCCTCTCCAGTGAATATAAATGACAATGGGGAACTGGTTTTAAACAGTCTCAATGAGTGTCTCTGTTTTCAGACTGGAGATGGGTCAAAGgccagaaagaaaaagaagattacGTCAGTATACTCAATGCCTTTATTGACAAAAAGGATAGCTATTATTCCATCCATCAGATCGGTAAGCAGAGTGTTAAACCTGTTGAACAGTCTAGGACTCATTCAGATGGGCAtcaaagtttgtgttttgttcctaATTGCTGCAGCACAAATGGGTGTTGGAGAGGGAAAGCCTATAGGCCAGTGGTACGGACCCAACACCGTCGCTCAGGTTCTGAAGTGAGTACAGCAGATGCTACAGTTGGTcaccatttttatattttatcagaAACCAATGAGCATTATCAATTCtctgttcattatttttcacaattgataaaatacattttgaaaatgtcagccTTAGTTTCCCAGAGAGCAAAACGACATTTTCAATTTGCTTGTTGTCATTAAGTATAAAGACTAAAATCCAAAGATATTTAAGTTGGAAGGCCTGTGAATCCAACAGATTTAACTAAACCACAGGATTATTGGTTTGTGTGGTCAATGACTTctgactgtttgttttctttgaaacaAATAATAGTTAGGTTTGTCTTCTTCAGGTACATGTCATCTGTACACATTGAGCCTCATTCACTAATAAATGCACAGACATGTTTCTTACTCTGCGTACAAGCTCAGCGTATATGCAAAATCACCATCAGATTCATAACACATGCTCACTTGCCAATTTTCTTCTCAACAACTTGTATTGGTGTATGAGAATCATTCTAAAGTGAAAGGATTGTTCCTGCAATTTGCAAATACTACAATCCAAACAACGTCACCAAAAAGGTTTGAAGTTGTGAGAGATGgccccaaaaataaaaagaaaaaatttcaCAATGGCAGAAAAATTTATGTCACCATTTCAGACATGGGGCCAAGGAAAGCCATATTCTTTCAAAATGTTTCCACTGCAGTGGAAATCGCCCAATAAGCCATTCAAGGAACATGTTTGTGTAGTCTCTAAAAATCCTCTCTCCTCTGAGGGTGCGGTCTGAAGTTGCATCCAGCATGAAAGATGCTTTATTTCACTTATATAATGATATTTGTTTATTGCAAATAAAGTGTTATAttgcaaaatcaaaatgtaatgtATATGAGCAATCGAAAAGTGATCATTGTTATTTAGTGCATTTAGTCAAATCATTATAAATTCttggttttatgttttatctttaagtattttataaataaatttagttACAATACATTGTCCATCTTGGGTAAAGATTGCTGATCCTTCATTATATTTGCATACGCATGTTCTGATGAGGTTTCTAAATTTGTTAGAGTAAGAACATTGATGAATCAGATTTTTGTGTCAGACTGTCGTACACACGATTTAAACACAAGGTTTTGACTGTGAACTTTTTGTGAATGAGGCCCATTGTGTATTCTTGATATCTGACATATACTGGatatattttcttcttctgaaaatactgtaatttataaAAGTTTTTTACATGTCAAATTGTGCATTACCTACTTCCATGTTTGCAGTTTTGATTTGCCTCCTTTCCAGACACATTGCCACCTTCACAAACTCATCAGTGCTTCCACTACGTGATTCTTGTGTTCAGCCATATTCAATGTCTTTTTTGTCCACCAGATAATGATCCAGCATCAAGTGATGAAGGAGAACGGCGGCATCATGCAGACTAGAGAATTAAAGCGCTGTCTGTCCACtttgttaaatttgtttttgtgctttcaGAAAGCTGGCCGTGTTTGATACGTGGAGCAGATTAGTTGTACATGTGGCGATGGACAACACTGTGGTTATTGAGGAGATCAGTGAGTGCAGCTGTTTGGTGTTTTCCTGTTGTCATGACTTAGAGTAAAAAATTTAAGTGACTTCTGTGTGCTGCAGGGTTAAAGACAGGCctgcatgaatgttttttgtaattttgcaGCATATTACTGTTATTACAGGACAACAGTTCCTTGTAGAAACACATTCAGCTGACAGAATAAAGTTATTTTGCTAACTGTAAGAGAAAAtataagaatattttttaaaagcctgTACAAGTGAAGCTCCTATCAATTGGATGTATGTCTTAAATGACGCTAGTCTTCTCCAAATCAGGTCACGTTGAATCATtatccatttcttttttgtctttttgtgtgcgtgttttcCTCGCTGCAGAGCGTCTGTGTATGCCCTGGCTGGACGTGGTAGAAGCCCGCTCTGAACCACAGGGGGTGGGCGAGCTCAATGGCTGCCTGGAGGGGGCATGCGCTCTGGCCGAGGAGGAGACTGCTCTATGGAAGCCCCTGATCCTTCTCATTCCCCTCAGGCTGGGCCTGAGCGACATAAATGAGGCCTACATCGAAACCCTAAAGGTGAGGTGCTCCAGGGTGCGTCtggtttatttcatttatgttgttgttgaaagTTTCTGAGGAGTGTTTTAGGAGTGCTGTCCCAAGCactgagacaaaaataaaaccttctACTCTCGGTTCACAGCAATGCTTCATGCTGCCTCAGTCCTTGGGTGTTATTGGGGGGAAACCCAACAGTGCCCATTACTTCATTGGTTATGTTGGTATGTCTCTTCATGTGGTTGTGAGACTATTAGTCAGCTGAGCATGGTAACTGCCATGCCCACTGTATTAATACTGCTTGAGCTAAGGCAGCAATCTAatgatggacacacactctcccCCCCAGGAGAAGAGCTCATATATTTAGACCCCCACACCACTCAGCCTGCGGTGGAGCCATGTGCGGATGGCAAAGTCCCTGATGAGACGTACCACTGTCAGCACCCGCCCTGTCGCATGCACATCTGTGAGCTGGACCCGTCCATTGCAGCGGTAGCAGAGACTTATTGATTTCCTCTAGGTCTAGGGGTGTTTATTAGATTCAATATGCACTTCTGTAACAAATGTACAACACAAAACTACGTCTATGACTTATGTCCAGTTTGAAACCGTGCATCTGATGTATCTAAATTTAAAACTCATTGTTGTGAATGTGAGCTGAAAACGTTCTCGGATATCTACAGTTGACTTGTGTTCTCTGCCAGGGTTTCTTCTGTAGAACAGAAGATGAGTTTGATGACTGGTGCATGCGCATCAGAAGGGTAGGTCAGCATCAATGTAGCATCACTTTCCGGTTTCAGACATGCGTACGTGATAACACGAGGGTCTTTCTCCACCAGATGTCCTGCAAGAGAGGAGGCCTGCCCATGTTTGAACTAGTAGACAGTCAGCCTTCTCACATGGTCAGCATGGACGCCATTAACCTAACCCCTGGTGAGTGAACTGTTATACAGAAAAATCAGCTCAGGTAAAATTAAtttcaacttgttttttttttcctctcgtTTCACAGATTTCTCAGACTCGGACAGGTTGGAGAGGTTCTTTGATTCAGAAGATGAAGAGTTTGAGATCCTTTCCCTGTGAGGAAAATCTGGACAATGATTTACTGTTGTTGACAGTTGGCGAGCGATTCTCTGCCTCTTCTCTGTATCAGAAGGGAAGTCAGAGCGGACAAACTTTACTGGGAGACCTTGAGCCGGTCCAGCTCCGATGGTGtattcggtgtgtgtgtgtgacacacagcGTTCCTCTCAACAGCCACTGAATGCTCTCTGCACCCTACATTGAGACTGCCTGGTGGAAGCCGTAGCAGGAGCTCAGGATTAACTCTGTATGCACATTTACACATACATGTTTTCATGCAAGTCTTAACACTTTACATGTTGATTCTGAAGTGATATGGTGCCTTTACCCGACTCCATTAGTAAATTTGCCATAAGTTTTATGTTGTACAGAAACGCAACAGTTTTCATGACACCCATGGCATACTAACTCTAACAGCCTGACCAAATGAAGTCAAATCTGCTGAGTTGTATTAACTGTTCATGCAAAATATCCTGACAAGTCTagaacatatactgtacacccCTTCAtctgaatattatttatttaatcaacaATATATAGACAGGTGGAAAACAGTGTAAGAAgattaactaaaaataaaattggaatCTGATGGAAGGTTGTTCTATTTGGTTTGATGAATTTGAATGACAAAGCATTTCTCTTCCAGATTCTTCCACACAGTTTTGTGTCAAGTTCAAACATACTGCCAAGCAATTTAGCGACTGTCAAAAGTTTCATGGAGACCGGTCCAGGTTCACTTCCATAGCTTTCCAAGAGGCTGGTTCTCAGTTGTTTTGATGGCATTGAGACTATGGGAGGTGATGTCCTTGTGCACATCTTCAATACTCTGAGAGGCGTTGATTACCTAGAACAAAAAGCTCATATGACAAACTGCTTCCTCTCATCTATTTAAATGACAGATGGGAATGTCTCCCTGGTTCTGTTCTGCTCTGGCCCTGACAGGTGTAATCACACCCAAGGTGTATTGAGGTTCTATTTGAGACTGAAGCACTCAGACTACATTCACTTATGCTTAGCAACACTCTCACCCACATGTCATGAGTTGCCCTGAAAGAATGCCTGAGACATTGTCtgatttttcaattttattcagTGTAATGAAACGTACAGTATTTGCCAAGGTAAGCAGCAGACCTGACTAGAGGGTTAATCCTAAACCAGGGGTGTCACTCAtttccaccgagggccacatcagcataacatctgtcctcaaagggccagatgtaacttagaaatgtaactcaatgtaatgtaaaataaatgtaactactccttaatgttaaataacttattacttattcaagttaccaACACTGCAgttgcatagaaaaaaaatgtgtttggatgttgctattatatttgtcaggttatgaaacttGCATAAATCCTTCAATCAAGGATAAAACTatccaagtaaataaaaataatatcaaacacaaattaagacattaactttgctcaaaacatttttgtcaaacttaaaatgggcttaattactacATTGTCGGAAAgatagttttggtcaaagcacacttgacCTATTTCTTTttagatactctgaccttttatgctctggcaggccacataaaatgatgtggcaggccacatttggcccccggggtttgagtttgacatgtgtaTCCTACACGAGGAACAAAGGCTCCCACTACCAGAGGAACAATGTGTTGATGTGGACAGACCATAATCTCTATCACTACAGAATGACACAAAATAGTTCAGACAGGCTTCaggatgaaaaaataagcaaactgAGGAAAACAATATGAGATGCATAACATCAATGTcctatattataattataaaattcactttttgtagttaaaaaaaaccctatcCCCATTCTGTATACAGATGCCAAACATTAGAGAAAATTAAGCACCCTGTTGTTGGCTGCACCTGTCTGAAAATACTTTCTGTGAAGCACTgttcagatcacacacacaagccacaTCCACTTCTGGAAAAGGGTGTGGCCcacctcatttttattttatgccaCAGTCTATGACCAGAGGACAGACAGAAGCACAGGCATCCCATAAAATGTGATCAGAGAGGTATTTTAGGTCAGAACCTTCAGACTGATTTTTGGCACTTAGGAATATAATACTGGACCCCAAAAATAtgtgaatttcatttatttttttagggaCAAGCATGGGAAACTGAACCTCCTTTAATGATGCAAAAATCATGCAGTTCTGTTGAGTCAGCAGAAACCTGACTCAATGGTTGGAGCCTTTTGTAGATTTAACATTAAACTGTAATCTACtaagatttttcttttgttggtaCCTGCTAATATTTAGCAGGTACaagattttttaattacatcaaatgtatgaaaaaagatatttttgacagtaaactacaaaaTATAGGTCATTTCTGTGTTGTGGAACgtacccaaaaaaaaatcagttttctgAGAGTTTGTTTTCAGAAAACCAGTATAAATGCTGGATAATGCAGTGTTTCAGAAATTCGTAATAAGTTGTCTATTAGCTTGATTCTGTCCTTGAGGTTGTCCCAGGGATGTACGTGTTTATATTAATAATGATTGGGGAACTGAGATCAGTTTGCTGAAATGCAGAATAAGCAGAGATGTGAACACCTTGTGATAGACTCACCCTAAATGGATTTTAATGAGCTCTCCAAACCAGATTGGTTTCTCACCTGCCAGTTGACTGAAGGATCCTTCATCAGCTGTTCAAATTTCTGTTGAACCTCTCTTTGGAAAACACCCGTTTCATATCGCTCTTCTCCAAACTGACCCCTGAGAGCAGCCTCAGCTGGACTGAGCTGAAGGAACATAACAAGATCTGGATTTGGCAGTCCCATGTCAGGGTTCTTGCACCACTCCAGGCTGAAACCCTGAAAGTGACATCAGAATGTTCCTCTCACACACGGTCTGATGGGTGCAGTTTGATCACTGAGAGAGGACTCACCGGTTTGGCACTGGTGAAAGCAACGCCCGAGAAGGCGTACCTGTCCACCACCAGTGTGGTGCCTTgctccagcttcttcttcatTAAAGGCCTGAGGTCAGAATCATTTCATTAGACTGCATAAGAAAATCAAACAAGTCAACCAAACAGAGCTACTGACAATAATAGGTTAAAGCTGTTGTATTCCTTTTGTCAACAAATGCCGTGAAAAGATCAAAATCAACCGTGAGATTGTTACAAAATAATTCTGAAGAATTACTTCCCCGTCTCTAGCTTCAAACCTGAGGTCCACTACTTTATTTGTGAGGGCTGGGGAGTGTTTCAGGCATGAGGATCACATATGAGGGACTGACTGTGTGTTCTCGGTATTGTGGATCACCGATTTGTGCTTTAATCACTGGAGCACAACAATGGAGCTGATGGAAGAGAATCATCAGGCTATGTACACACAACACTCACCAGAAACCTCCATTGTTCATTTTGGTCTTTCATGAAACACTAACTTACGGTGtaatattaataaatgcattttctgcTACGATGTGTGAAAGTTGTGGTAAATGTCGACACGTCTGTGCTGGTCTTACACCATCTCCCAGCGGTTAGCAGAGAACAGCAGATGCACAGTGTGGTCCTCCAGGTCGCTCTTCTTCTCTAGGTAGGCGCTGATCAGCTGTCCGATCGTGGTGGTCCTGTCtgcaccacaacaacaacaacagcgcGGCTCGTTTTAATGCAGGGAGGTGACCGTAGACACCTTCAGAAGCCTGATCAGAAAGCAACACTCCTCACGCTAACACTGGCGGGACAACCTACCAGGAAACCTCATCATCTCGGCGGCCCGGCCGCTTCGCTGCAGCGCCTCCACGAGCTTCCTGCACTGCGTGGTTTTACCGGCCTTGTCCACTCCCTCCAGCACGATGAGAGCTCCTCTCCGACTCGCCATGACGGCTGGCAGCCCACGGTCCGCGGAGGAGTCGATACACCCGTACCAAAACGGTGGACTCTGGGTCATTTACCCGCCTTTTCCTCCAGTCTGAAGCAGCAAGTCGTAAACAAACGTAAAATGACGTGTTTCCGGTTTCAGGtggtggtgttttttttgtttgtttttttcaaaataactttattgGGCTTGTAAAGCCTAACAGTTTCATGGGATAAACTCCTAAGATTCTAGTTACTAAATAAAGTGAGTTTGTTGTGACTTTTAAAAACGATTCATCGAGTtagagggataaaaaaaaaatcacagctaaaaaaatcacagctaaaaaaaatcacagctttTTCTGTATGAAAAAATAAGTCTTATGTGTTTGCATTATAATGAGTGGATAACTTTAAATCGGTTGATAAATTTAATAAGTTGTTCCAACTGTAAATTAATACAATAATTTTaactcaaaataatttttactcTGGAGTTTGTGCAGATATTTCTGCCTTAACTCAATATACACTACTGGTAGTTGTAGGCAGTCGGCACAACTTAAAAATCCCATGTCCGTGTTACGTAAGGAGCGGAGTGGGCTGAGCGCGAACAGACCATGAGGCATCGGCACAGAGAAGTGGAACTCTCCagtgaacacagcacacatcGGCTCTCTGCGGTCTGGTGAGTAAAACTTGATTCATATTAGTCAGAGCAGCTACTCAGTAGTCAGTATGAGAAATAGTTTTACACAACAGGAGGTGATTTGTGTTGGTCATGCGCTGTAGCTTCTGTGTAAGCTAGCAGTAAACTAGCAGTAACTTATTTGTACTAGTAATTCGGTCTCACCTATGTATTGTTTATTAGGTAACAAGTGTAGATTGGCGTTGGTTAACTTCCTTCGTTTTAAGCGTGTTTAAAATTAGTAATGTTTGAGCAGCAAAAGCCTCATGACTAGGTGACATTTGGGttattttaaacatccattaCAGAACCACTACAATCCGCATTGACGAGAATACCGTTCTCTTTGTAACAACGAGCGTGTTTTGACCACTGCCCGTTGCATTATAGTTTgtatgaatgttttgttttgtcttacaTCTTGGAAGAAAAAACGGTCACATCACATGTATTGTTCTTAAGTTGCGAGTTGCAGGCACCATGGCCTTCTGATCGACCAAAGGTGTTCCACAGAAGTGCTAGTTTTCAGAGATGGAGTCGGCGTGTAAAATGTGCAGATTTGAACAGGTCTGCTAACAGCTTGGAAATGCTCCAGGTGGAGAGCTCCCTGTTGTCTTTATTAGGAGTGCTATTGTGTATTTAAGTGTGGTCCCAACCCTTTGGGCCGGACTGCTATCTGTTCGAGGTTTAATTGGTACCAGTgcgcacagaaagaatacataactTATGTCGTTTTATgtattatctgattctgaacgttttattttggaaaatcaCCGGATGCTCTCCACGTCTGTAACTCTTGAAGCACCGTGCGTCCCACGGTCACGTGACTAcgttcttaaaggggccgctccgacAGGAACCCATTCATTACCACCgaattgaaactcccaagctagcaaaacatgcaaaaacacacgAGGActctgctaataaagttgaaaCGCATTGGATtggtgtttattatttatttagtcttcttttcctttgggcttttcctttcaggggtcgccacagcgaatcagttgcctccatctaaccctgtcttctgcatcctcttctctcacaccaactaccttcatgtcctctttcactacatccataaaccttctctttggtcttcttctaggcctcctgcctggcagttcaaaactcagcatccttctaccaatatattcactatctctcctctggacatgtccaaaccatctcagtctgaccgctctgactttatctccaaaacctctaacatgtgcttagtaaaaacaagaaaaaaaattcatgttcGTGGTACCACACTCCTCACACCATTGATGATTTAAACCGAGTTTTTGAAGAGGTATGTCAATCCCCTCAGTGCAGGGAAATGagtgaggaggatgatgatacTGAAGGTTCAGTGAGTGAAGATGATGAAATGAAGGAATTACCTAATTTAATAGAAAAACACAGAGCCCACCTGCTGTTTAAATGGGAAAGCATATTCAATGAGTTACCTGGAGAACTGCACTTTATTTAGTCAACAGCTTTAGGTCttattttaaaagacattttacagACACATTTATAGAAACATAATTGAGGTTGATGTCATCTCAGAGATGGTTGCAGACCTATTTGAGTGCAACCGAATTACATCAAACCGA is a window of Antennarius striatus isolate MH-2024 chromosome 7, ASM4005453v1, whole genome shotgun sequence DNA encoding:
- the atg4b gene encoding cysteine protease ATG4B encodes the protein MDAATLTYDTLRFGEFEDFPETPEPVWILGKEYSALTEKDEILLDVTSRLWLTYRKNFPPIGGTGPTSDTGWGCMLRCGQMILGEALVCRHLGRDWRWVKGQKEKEDYVSILNAFIDKKDSYYSIHQIAQMGVGEGKPIGQWYGPNTVAQVLKKLAVFDTWSRLVVHVAMDNTVVIEEIKRLCMPWLDVVEARSEPQGVGELNGCLEGACALAEEETALWKPLILLIPLRLGLSDINEAYIETLKQCFMLPQSLGVIGGKPNSAHYFIGYVGEELIYLDPHTTQPAVEPCADGKVPDETYHCQHPPCRMHICELDPSIAAGFFCRTEDEFDDWCMRIRRMSCKRGGLPMFELVDSQPSHMVSMDAINLTPDFSDSDRLERFFDSEDEEFEILSL
- the dtymk gene encoding thymidylate kinase; this encodes MTQSPPFWYGCIDSSADRGLPAVMASRRGALIVLEGVDKAGKTTQCRKLVEALQRSGRAAEMMRFPDRTTTIGQLISAYLEKKSDLEDHTVHLLFSANRWEMVPLMKKKLEQGTTLVVDRYAFSGVAFTSAKPGFSLEWCKNPDMGLPNPDLVMFLQLSPAEAALRGQFGEERYETGVFQREVQQKFEQLMKDPSVNWQVINASQSIEDVHKDITSHSLNAIKTTENQPLGKLWK